Genomic DNA from Sporosarcina sp. ANT_H38:
CATCATAGAATGATCCCCTCCAATCACACACTTATCATAACAGATGAAACGGTGTGCATGCACTTATTCAATATTTATTTCTTTAATATCCAAAAATGTTTTTTCAGAAAGAGCTCGCTCTGCTTCTTCGAGATCGGAAAACGGTAACAAACCATCAGCCGTGTGCTGTGTTTTTTCATGACCTTTCCCTGCAATAAGGACGATATCTCCCGGTGCTGCACAGAAAATCGCTTTACGAATCGCATCTTTCCGGTCGAGCTCAGCTTCAATCGCTGAACAATCTCCTCCAAAACCTTCCATAATATCCGAGATAATTGCTTTCGGATCTTCATTTCTTGGATTATCCGATGTAACAATGACGATGGAAGAATATAGAACAGCGAGTTCGCCCATCTCAGCTCGTTTTCCTTTATCTCGCTGGCCACCGCATCCAAAGACCGTAATCAGTCTTCCATAACACGAATTGAACAGTGTCTGTAATACCGCTTGGAGCGCATCTGGCGTATGTGCGTAATCTACGTAAACCTTTACACCATCGCGCTCTATCTGCTGCAACCTGCCTTCTGGAAGTTGCAAGAGTTCGCAGTGCAGCAAAATATCATCCAAGTAATACCCTAGGACTAGAAGAGCACTAATTGCCGCTAATGCATTCATTCGATTGTAATGTCCCAGAATATCTGGATTCATTTTCAGTTCCGGGACTCGGACGTCAGCCGACGAATCCATCCCAAAATAAACCAATGGGATAGTTGCTTCTTGAACCATTTTGACACAGTGTTCATCATCTTTGTTAACAATGATTGTTTTCGCCAATCGAATTAAACGCTTTTTAGCATTGATATAAGCAAGCTTTCCACCATGTTCTTCGTAATGATCAGTCCCAATATTCAATAATACCCCAATGTCGATTTCACAATGATTTAAACGATTCGAAGACAATCCTTGTGAAGATGCTTCAAGAACAACATGACTGACGCCTTCGCCTACACATTTTTTCAACAATGGATGGAGGTATTCCGCAGGTAATGTTGTCATTTGAGGGCATTCATAGTCAATCTTTACGCCATCGATAAAAATTCCCGTCGTGCCAATTACCGCCACCCGGTTTCCGAATTTCCGTAACAATTGACCAACAAAGTGAGTGACTGTCGTTTTTCCATTTGTTCCAGTCACTGCAATCATCTTCATTCTTTTCGCAGGATCACCAGCTAACCGTGCACTTGCATGGGACATGAACATCGTGCAATCCGAAACGGTAATGACAACAACATTATCCTGTATTTCAGTCAGAAATGTTCTATCAATAACAATAGCTACAGCACCTTGTTCAATCGCTCTTTCAATATACATCGCACCATCGCTTTGATTTCCTTTCCTTGCTACAAAAACGTATCCTTTCTTTACCCGTGAAGAATCTTCGGTTATTCCCGTGACTACAGTCCTGAGTTCCCCGCCACTGACTGTACAAGGCCAGTCTTTTAAAAGCTCCGTTATAAACAGCACCACTCTCCCCTTCCCGAACATTTTTCTTTGAAAACGAATATATTGAGAGCGAACATACTTTATCGTATGAAACGAACTCAATGAACGTCACGAAGAAAGTTGGGAGCCTTTATGATCATCCAGAAATTCGGTGGGGTAGCAATGAAAAACGAAGAAATGAGATTGAATTGCATTAACCATATAAAGGATGGATTGAATGAGTTTGGCGACGTTGTCATTGTAGTTTCTGCAATCGGTCGTTATGGAGATCCTTATTCTACAGACAGCCTTCTGCAACTGACAGACGCCTTTACATCTTCATCAGCAGCCAGCGACCTTGCAGCCTCTTGCGGTGAACTCATAGCCGCAGCAGTTTTATCCGCAGAATTAGCTCGTGCAGGTGTCATCAACACAGTTTTACACGGCAATCAGGCTGGAATAATGACAACAGGGGAATTCGGAGATGGCACGATTACACACATTGATACTTCGACTATTCTCAAAACACTTGAAACAACACGTTGCATAATTATTCCAGGATTCCAAGGGATAGCTACAAACGGTCAGGTGATGACACTTGGAAGAGGAGGCAGCGACTTGTCTGCCATCGCATTAGCAGGAGCACTCCAAGCATCGCATGTAGAGTTCTTTAAAGATGTCCCTGGCGTTATGACTCATGATCCGCGAGAAGTCGAGAATACCCGCAAACTGGACTTTCTGAGAATGGATGATTTCATTCCACTTCTAGATTGCGAAAGACCTGTCATTCAAAAACGGGCTGCACTACATGCCATAAAAACAGCGACACCTCTTTATATAAGAGGTGTCGCTAGTACGGAGATAGGAACTTGGATTCTACCTTAAGCAGCAATGAATTTCATTGCTGTCTTTTTTCTTCTACAGTCTTACGAACTAAAACCTGTGTATAATATTTTCCATATGCACCCGTCCCAAGATGTGTCAAATCCTCTTCGAGCAGAACATTACGGTGTGCGGGAGAATTAAGCCAACCATGGACTGCCTCAATTGCGTCTACGTAGTTGAAGGCGATATTTTCCCGTGCTTTGCGATGTTCAATTTCCGCCTCTTTTAACCTGTCCGCTAGATCACCGGTAACAGGAGATTCATGGGAAAAATAATTTTCAAGCGCCATATCTTCACTATGTTTTCGCGCCACTACAGTAAGATTGTAATCGCCCAAAAGTTCCTCCAACCCATGACTCTTTCGATATACGTTGGTCAAATCTAAAATTTGACGCTCCATTGCTCGGTCCACTTCAATCTGCATCGTTGACGATGGACGGTCAGCACTGACGATTTCACCCATATAAGCCATGTCATAAGGTTGGTGTAGGATTAGCGTAATTGGGTCGATGAAACGTATACCTTCTAACTCCCCATCCTCACCGTCGATATAAAGCTGTGCATAGACATTTTCATATTCAATAAGCAACCTATTATTTACGTCATCACTGTTTAATGTAAATGTATACTCACTTTCTCCAATTTGGACACCAACTTCCGACTCAACAATCGTAAATCGATAGATGTCTTTTACATCCTGCCCAATCTTAAATGGTTCAACATCAGATGACAAATCTGCAGTATACACTTGGTTTACCTTCCCATCCAATACTCCCACCATTAATTCCCGATCTTTATTATATATCCACCAATCGTAACCATAGCCCGAAGGCTCAATACGGTCTGGCTCCCCTATCTGTTCACGTAAATTGCTCACACTCTTTCCTACAAAAAGGGAAATTCCTGATTCTGGACGCGCAGCTTGTGGCAGCGGTAAACCCGCTCCCTTTCCAGGTACAGGGATGGCCGTTCCATGTTTCACAGGCGACTCAAGCGGTTTATTTTCTTTTACTCGATCATCTATAATATAAAATACCAATAGGACGATGATGAGCAGAAGTATTATTTTCCAGAGTACTTTCATTTTTCGACCTACTTTCAAAAGGCTAAGTTTAATCAGTTCTATTCAGGCTAATACTGCTTGATGAATGCCTCTTTTCATTATACTTCGTCAACCAGTTAAAAATGTTGAGGATTGGCTTATTTATTAAATTATCAGTCGCATTGACACAATGTTGCCATTGCAACTGATGATGATTTGTTCTATTATAAAAAGGTATAGGGAATTGGCTGGATGATATATAAGGAGGATATAAACTATGTATATTGAAGATACAGGCATTGAAAATATCGTTACTGACTTATCAATACTTGATGAAATCATGTTAAAACACGACCTTGTCCGCGCAGGTCAATGGGACTATGAACGGGCAACATTTGATAAGAAATATATGATCAAAGAAGGTACATATTATTTGCGCGTATTCAGTTATACAACTGATGGAGATGTTGATACACGGAAAGCTACTATGATTCTGAAAAAGCCGGTTGTCGGCAAACATTATTATCCGCACGGCGTTGAATACGGCGAAGGGGAACATTTCCCTGAAAGTCTACTTAAAGACTGTGTCGCAACATTGAAAGCAGTAAGTGCAGAATTAGAACCTTTTAACCTTAAAAAGTAAATATGTGCTGATGACTGGAGAACTCATTGTTCTCTAGTTTTTTTTCTGCTTAGAAAATCATATAATCTCGCATCTCGGATAATTTCAAAAGTAGAAATTTCACGTTAAGACTCGATGACCTACAGGATGTAGATGATATAGCGGAGGTGAAAAAAACGCCATTTCGACTTATGCCACTCACGTCTTAGAGGGCACCTTGCGCTTTTATTAAAAGAAAAGAAAGTATAATTTTTTTGACATGGAACAGTGACTAGGCTCCAGGTGCCCCCTCGAATCATAAGCAGTCCGGAAAGTTCACCAGTCCATCGTCGTTTCAATTCCTCGAAAACCACCTTTTGGCTGTCGGGGCTGGACGGCATTTTGCGTTTTTCTCACATAATTCCAATAAAGAAGCAAAATCGGTAATATTTACTACTCAAACATCTATCATTTGGTTATAATTGAATTAGCGAATAATTTGGAGGAATTGCTGTTGTCAAAATGGTTAAAAAAGGGTAATTTAATTATTACAATAAGTATATTTGTCATCATATTAGTTATTATTTTTATCTTGCCTGTTTCATTACCTATCATTTTCGCACTACTTACCGCCATCATCATTAATCCCTTAGTCAAACTGACTGAAAAAAAATTCAAATGGAATCGTCAAATATCAGTCATCTCCGTTTTCATTTTGATCCTCGCAATTATAACGTCTTTGCTCTATTTTACAGTCACACAATTGATTGGTAAAATTATTGACCTTACAAAAGTAGCTCCAGACTATTTTAATACACTGTCAGGCATGTGGATTGACGTTCAAAATAAACTTTTACAATACACCTCTGGAATGCCTGAAGAAGTAGTTATTGGTATTCAAAAGGAATTCAAAAATGTATTTGACTCCATACGTGAATCTATCCTGAATTTACTGAGCTACGATAAGATCATGTCCCTCATGACGGAAATCCCAAACTTCCTAGTCAGTTTTACCGTATTTATTATTGCATTATTTCTATTTATGCTCGAATTACCCGAATTGAAAAGATTGTTATTCAGACACTTAACAACGTCAACTGCAGAAAAAGCTCGATTTATGATTACACGGCTCAATTCTGTGATTTTCGGTTTTTTGAAAGCGCAAATACTTGTCAGTTTAATCGTTTTTGTTGTCACTTTTATCGGTCTTTTACTTGTCATTCCTAAATATGCAATCGTCATGTCGCTTGTCATTTGGATTATCGACATTATCCCGATTTTGGGCTCAATAATTATATTAGCACCTTGGTCCTTATATATGTTTATCAGTGGAGATATTGCAACTGGAACACAATTAGCCATTCTAGCCGCTGTTTTAATGATTATACGGAGAACTGTAGAGCCGAAATTGATGGGATCTCAA
This window encodes:
- a CDS encoding UDP-N-acetylmuramoyl-L-alanyl-D-glutamate--2,6-diaminopimelate ligase; this encodes MLFITELLKDWPCTVSGGELRTVVTGITEDSSRVKKGYVFVARKGNQSDGAMYIERAIEQGAVAIVIDRTFLTEIQDNVVVITVSDCTMFMSHASARLAGDPAKRMKMIAVTGTNGKTTVTHFVGQLLRKFGNRVAVIGTTGIFIDGVKIDYECPQMTTLPAEYLHPLLKKCVGEGVSHVVLEASSQGLSSNRLNHCEIDIGVLLNIGTDHYEEHGGKLAYINAKKRLIRLAKTIIVNKDDEHCVKMVQEATIPLVYFGMDSSADVRVPELKMNPDILGHYNRMNALAAISALLVLGYYLDDILLHCELLQLPEGRLQQIERDGVKVYVDYAHTPDALQAVLQTLFNSCYGRLITVFGCGGQRDKGKRAEMGELAVLYSSIVIVTSDNPRNEDPKAIISDIMEGFGGDCSAIEAELDRKDAIRKAIFCAAPGDIVLIAGKGHEKTQHTADGLLPFSDLEEAERALSEKTFLDIKEINIE
- a CDS encoding aspartate kinase, whose product is MIIQKFGGVAMKNEEMRLNCINHIKDGLNEFGDVVIVVSAIGRYGDPYSTDSLLQLTDAFTSSSAASDLAASCGELIAAAVLSAELARAGVINTVLHGNQAGIMTTGEFGDGTITHIDTSTILKTLETTRCIIIPGFQGIATNGQVMTLGRGGSDLSAIALAGALQASHVEFFKDVPGVMTHDPREVENTRKLDFLRMDDFIPLLDCERPVIQKRAALHAIKTATPLYIRGVASTEIGTWILP
- a CDS encoding CAP-associated domain-containing protein, with product MKVLWKIILLLIIVLLVFYIIDDRVKENKPLESPVKHGTAIPVPGKGAGLPLPQAARPESGISLFVGKSVSNLREQIGEPDRIEPSGYGYDWWIYNKDRELMVGVLDGKVNQVYTADLSSDVEPFKIGQDVKDIYRFTIVESEVGVQIGESEYTFTLNSDDVNNRLLIEYENVYAQLYIDGEDGELEGIRFIDPITLILHQPYDMAYMGEIVSADRPSSTMQIEVDRAMERQILDLTNVYRKSHGLEELLGDYNLTVVARKHSEDMALENYFSHESPVTGDLADRLKEAEIEHRKARENIAFNYVDAIEAVHGWLNSPAHRNVLLEEDLTHLGTGAYGKYYTQVLVRKTVEEKRQQ
- a CDS encoding YugN family protein — encoded protein: MYIEDTGIENIVTDLSILDEIMLKHDLVRAGQWDYERATFDKKYMIKEGTYYLRVFSYTTDGDVDTRKATMILKKPVVGKHYYPHGVEYGEGEHFPESLLKDCVATLKAVSAELEPFNLKK
- the ytvI gene encoding sporulation integral membrane protein YtvI, producing the protein MSKWLKKGNLIITISIFVIILVIIFILPVSLPIIFALLTAIIINPLVKLTEKKFKWNRQISVISVFILILAIITSLLYFTVTQLIGKIIDLTKVAPDYFNTLSGMWIDVQNKLLQYTSGMPEEVVIGIQKEFKNVFDSIRESILNLLSYDKIMSLMTEIPNFLVSFTVFIIALFLFMLELPELKRLLFRHLTTSTAEKARFMITRLNSVIFGFLKAQILVSLIVFVVTFIGLLLVIPKYAIVMSLVIWIIDIIPILGSIIILAPWSLYMFISGDIATGTQLAILAAVLMIIRRTVEPKLMGSQIGLSPLPTLIAMFIGLKLFGFIGFFIGPLAVILFTTAREAGIIKVNFRV